One Lacunisphaera limnophila DNA window includes the following coding sequences:
- the rplX gene encoding 50S ribosomal protein L24 yields the protein MAQKFHIKRNDQVVVIAGAHKGKSGKVLEVRAAKNRAVVEGVAMIKRHLKKSQENPQGKIAEREGTVHVSNLMLQSRYDQTKRAKVAPAAAKA from the coding sequence ATGGCCCAGAAATTCCACATCAAACGCAACGACCAGGTCGTTGTCATCGCCGGCGCCCACAAGGGCAAGTCGGGCAAGGTCCTCGAGGTCCGCGCCGCCAAGAACCGCGCCGTCGTCGAGGGCGTGGCCATGATCAAGCGCCACCTCAAGAAGTCCCAGGAAAACCCGCAGGGCAAGATCGCCGAGCGCGAGGGCACGGTCCACGTGTCCAACCTCATGCTCCAGTCCCGCTACGACCAGACCAAGCGCGCCAAGGTCGCCCCGGCCGCCGCCAAGGCCTAA
- the rplN gene encoding 50S ribosomal protein L14, with amino-acid sequence MIQMRSILDIADNTGARRASMIGKIGHPSRYAHVGDIITINIKESSTDATVKKGEVVKAVIVRTKAALRRPDGSYLRFDSNAVVIIGEDGNPKGTRIFGPVARELRAKNYTKIISLAPEVL; translated from the coding sequence ATGATCCAGATGCGTTCCATCCTCGATATTGCCGACAACACGGGCGCGCGCCGCGCGTCCATGATCGGCAAGATCGGCCACCCCTCCCGCTACGCCCACGTCGGTGATATCATCACCATCAACATCAAGGAGAGCAGCACCGACGCCACCGTCAAGAAGGGCGAGGTCGTCAAGGCCGTCATCGTCCGCACCAAGGCGGCCCTGCGCCGCCCGGACGGCAGCTACCTCCGTTTCGACTCCAACGCCGTCGTCATCATTGGCGAGGATGGCAACCCGAAGGGCACCCGCATCTTCGGACCTGTCGCCCGCGAGCTCCGCGCCAAGAACTACACCAAGATCATCTCGCTCGCCCCGGAGGTCCTCTAA
- the rplP gene encoding 50S ribosomal protein L16: MALAPARTKYRKSMKGSRAGNAKRGNTLAFGEFGLQSLSRGPMTGQQIEAARVTIARHLKRKGKLWIRIFPHKPVTKKPAEVRMGQGKGPVEFYVAVIKPGAVLFELAGVPHSIAKEAFRLADAKLPFRCRFIVREGAAV; the protein is encoded by the coding sequence ATGGCTCTAGCTCCCGCCCGCACCAAATACCGCAAGTCGATGAAAGGCTCCCGCGCTGGCAATGCCAAGCGCGGCAACACTCTCGCCTTCGGCGAATTCGGCCTCCAGTCGCTCTCCCGCGGCCCCATGACCGGCCAGCAGATCGAGGCCGCCCGCGTCACCATCGCCCGCCACCTCAAGCGCAAGGGCAAGCTCTGGATCCGCATCTTCCCGCACAAGCCCGTGACCAAGAAGCCCGCCGAGGTGCGCATGGGCCAGGGCAAGGGCCCGGTCGAGTTCTACGTCGCCGTCATCAAGCCTGGCGCCGTGCTCTTCGAACTCGCCGGCGTCCCCCACAGCATCGCCAAGGAGGCCTTCCGCCTCGCCGACGCCAAGCTCCCCTTCCGCTGCCGCTTCATCGTGCGCGAAGGCGCCGCCGTCTAA
- the rplR gene encoding 50S ribosomal protein L18, whose amino-acid sequence MKTVYKAQLLQKRKWRIRKKVTGTAVRPRLSVKFSGKHIYAQAVNDDAGATLVFLSTLDPEVKKGGAKGNVSGAKTLGVAFAAKAKAAGITAVVFDRNGRLFHGRVKTFADAAREGGLQF is encoded by the coding sequence ATGAAAACTGTTTACAAGGCCCAGCTCCTCCAGAAGCGCAAATGGCGCATCCGCAAGAAGGTGACCGGCACCGCCGTTCGCCCGCGCCTCAGCGTCAAGTTCTCCGGCAAGCACATCTACGCCCAGGCCGTCAACGACGACGCCGGCGCGACCCTCGTGTTCCTCTCCACCCTCGATCCCGAGGTGAAGAAGGGCGGCGCGAAGGGCAACGTCTCCGGCGCCAAGACGCTCGGTGTCGCCTTTGCCGCCAAGGCCAAGGCCGCCGGCATCACCGCCGTCGTCTTCGATCGCAACGGCCGCCTGTTCCACGGGCGCGTCAAAACCTTTGCCGACGCCGCGCGCGAAGGCGGTCTTCAATTCTAA
- the rpsN gene encoding 30S ribosomal protein S14 — protein MPKTSAIERNKKRIRLVEKHAAKRAELKAILANPATTDEEFFAAQKKLAKLPRNSSKVRIRNRCSLSGRPRGFHRRFGVSRITLRELALAGKIPGVTKSSW, from the coding sequence ATGCCGAAAACTTCCGCCATCGAACGTAACAAGAAGCGCATCCGCCTCGTCGAGAAGCACGCCGCCAAGCGCGCCGAGCTGAAGGCCATCCTCGCCAACCCGGCCACCACCGACGAGGAATTCTTCGCCGCCCAGAAGAAGCTCGCGAAGCTCCCCCGCAATTCCTCCAAGGTCCGCATCCGCAACCGCTGCTCGCTCAGCGGCCGCCCGCGCGGCTTCCACCGCCGCTTCGGCGTCTCCCGCATCACGCTCCGCGAGCTCGCGCTCGCCGGCAAGATCCCGGGCGTGACCAAGTCCTCCTGGTAA
- the rpsD gene encoding 30S ribosomal protein S4 — protein sequence MARYTGPTTRISRRFGQYIVGSAKVLERRNFPPGQHGPKSRRKLSEYAVGLNEKQKLRFIYGLLERQFRRVFAIAKRERGVTGERFLQLLETRLDSVVYLLGFAKSRAAARQLVNHGHVRVNGRKVDISSYNVVQGDEVEIRGSNSSRQLATRAIEENRARVVPGWLVRNDEALKGTITRLPTRDEMEPSINEQLIVEYYSRF from the coding sequence ATGGCTCGTTACACTGGACCCACCACCCGCATCAGTCGCCGCTTCGGCCAATACATCGTTGGCTCGGCCAAGGTGCTTGAGCGCCGCAATTTCCCGCCCGGCCAGCACGGCCCGAAATCGCGCCGCAAGCTCTCCGAGTACGCCGTCGGCCTCAACGAGAAGCAGAAGCTCCGCTTCATCTACGGCCTCCTCGAGCGCCAGTTCCGCCGCGTGTTCGCCATCGCCAAGCGCGAGCGCGGCGTCACCGGCGAGCGCTTCCTCCAGCTCCTCGAGACCCGTCTCGACAGCGTCGTCTACCTCCTGGGTTTCGCCAAGAGCCGCGCCGCCGCCCGCCAGCTGGTCAACCACGGCCACGTCCGCGTCAACGGCCGCAAGGTCGACATCTCGAGCTACAACGTCGTCCAGGGCGACGAGGTCGAGATCCGCGGTTCCAACTCCTCCCGCCAGCTCGCCACCCGCGCGATCGAAGAGAACCGCGCCCGCGTGGTCCCCGGCTGGCTCGTGCGCAACGATGAGGCCCTCAAGGGCACCATCACCCGCCTGCCCACCCGCGACGAGATGGAGCCCTCCATCAACGAGCAGCTCATCGTCGAGTACTATTCCCGCTTCTAA
- the rpsK gene encoding 30S ribosomal protein S11, translating into MSEDKSAPKKEKVKKAAPAAEGAAAAPAAEAKPAKAPKAPKAADGEAVAPVAEKPVELVGGVPKAATAEDLLKEELATIKVRKAKGSKNITSGIANIAATFNNTIVSITDAKGNVISWSSAGKCNFRGSRKSTAYAAQVVAQDAARNAMAHGLKEVQIRVSGPGLGRDSAIRGLQAIGLEISSIIDVTPVPHNGCRPRKKRRV; encoded by the coding sequence ATGTCCGAAGACAAATCCGCTCCCAAGAAGGAAAAGGTCAAGAAGGCCGCCCCCGCCGCTGAAGGCGCCGCCGCCGCTCCGGCCGCCGAGGCCAAGCCCGCCAAGGCCCCGAAGGCCCCCAAGGCCGCTGACGGCGAGGCCGTCGCGCCCGTCGCCGAGAAGCCCGTTGAACTCGTGGGCGGCGTGCCGAAGGCCGCCACCGCCGAGGATCTCCTCAAGGAAGAACTGGCGACCATCAAGGTCCGCAAGGCCAAGGGTTCCAAGAACATCACCTCCGGCATCGCGAACATCGCCGCGACGTTCAACAACACCATCGTCTCCATCACGGACGCGAAGGGCAACGTCATCTCCTGGTCGTCCGCCGGCAAGTGCAACTTCCGCGGCTCGCGCAAGTCCACCGCCTACGCCGCCCAGGTCGTGGCCCAGGACGCCGCCCGCAACGCCATGGCCCACGGCCTCAAGGAGGTTCAGATCCGCGTGAGCGGTCCCGGCCTCGGTCGTGACTCCGCCATCCGCGGTCTTCAGGCCATCGGCCTCGAGATCTCCTCCATCATCGACGTCACCCCGGTGCCCCACAACGGCTGCCGCCCCCGCAAGAAGCGTCGCGTCTGA
- a CDS encoding DNA-directed RNA polymerase subunit alpha produces MPKRLGKFEIPSKLTKIEEGATSTYAKFIAEPFEAGYGHTIGNSLRRILLSSIEGSAISSIKIEGVNHEFQSVDGVVEDVTDIVLNLKKVLIVSEKREPVRLSLKVNKEGPVTAADIQADANIKIVNPDQVICTLDKKQAFEAEIEIKTGRGYCPGENNKKEEQAIGVIPIDSLFSPVRLVRYAVENTRVGQITDYDKLVLEVWTDGRITPDDALKQSASILKHHLDVFDRVSQEAYEFESVAAEVSEEQNKLRKLLNMSVNEIELSVRAANCLNNANITTVGELAMKTEQEMLKYRNFGKKSLNEIKEKLEALGLSLGMKFDERLLDTKKEA; encoded by the coding sequence ATGCCCAAGCGTCTCGGAAAATTCGAAATTCCCTCCAAGCTCACCAAGATCGAGGAGGGCGCCACGTCCACCTACGCCAAGTTCATCGCCGAGCCCTTTGAGGCCGGTTATGGCCACACCATTGGCAACTCCCTGCGCCGCATCCTCCTCAGCTCCATCGAGGGCAGCGCCATCAGCTCCATCAAGATCGAGGGCGTGAACCACGAGTTCCAGTCCGTCGACGGCGTGGTCGAGGATGTCACCGACATCGTCCTCAACCTCAAGAAGGTCCTCATCGTCTCCGAGAAGCGCGAGCCCGTGCGCCTGAGCCTCAAGGTGAACAAGGAAGGCCCGGTCACCGCCGCCGACATCCAGGCCGACGCCAACATCAAGATCGTCAACCCCGACCAGGTCATCTGCACCCTCGACAAGAAGCAGGCCTTCGAGGCCGAGATCGAGATCAAGACCGGCCGCGGCTACTGCCCCGGCGAGAACAACAAGAAGGAAGAGCAGGCCATCGGCGTCATCCCGATCGACTCCCTCTTCTCCCCGGTTCGCCTCGTCCGCTACGCGGTCGAGAACACCCGCGTGGGCCAGATCACCGACTACGACAAGCTCGTCCTCGAGGTCTGGACCGACGGCCGCATCACCCCGGACGACGCCCTCAAGCAGTCCGCCTCGATCCTCAAGCACCACCTCGACGTGTTCGACCGCGTCTCGCAGGAAGCCTACGAGTTCGAGAGCGTCGCCGCCGAGGTCTCCGAGGAGCAGAACAAGCTCCGCAAGCTCCTCAACATGTCGGTCAACGAGATCGAGCTGTCCGTCCGCGCGGCGAACTGCTTGAACAACGCGAACATCACCACGGTCGGCGAACTCGCCATGAAGACCGAGCAGGAGATGCTCAAGTACCGCAACTTCGGCAAGAAGTCCCTCAACGAGATCAAGGAAAAGCTCGAAGCCCTCGGCCTGTCCCTCGGCATGAAGTTCGACGAGCGCCTCCTCGACACGAAGAAGGAAGCCTAA
- the rpmC gene encoding 50S ribosomal protein L29: MTSKEIRELAPAEITTKLRETRELLLQLRLRKNSGQVEKPHLLREYRKDIARLETILKQKKTTKAA, encoded by the coding sequence ATGACTTCCAAAGAAATCCGCGAACTCGCTCCCGCCGAGATCACCACCAAGCTCCGCGAGACCCGCGAGCTCCTCCTCCAGCTCCGCCTGCGCAAGAATTCCGGCCAGGTCGAGAAGCCCCATCTCCTCCGCGAGTACCGCAAGGACATCGCCCGCCTGGAGACCATCCTCAAGCAGAAGAAAACGACGAAGGCCGCCTGA
- the rplF gene encoding 50S ribosomal protein L6, giving the protein MSRIGKQPVQIPDKVKVAINGTTVSVEGPKGKVSKTFAPVVKIEQKDKAIVVTKTEDTRFSKAMYGTVRSVIAGMVKGVSVGYLKELEIQGVGFKAALKGDKLDLALGYSHPILHTIPAGIKVTVTDQTKLKIEGVDKQLVGQVTSEIRAYYPPEPYKGKGVRIVGEHAERVRRKEGKTVA; this is encoded by the coding sequence ATGAGCAGAATCGGCAAACAACCCGTTCAGATTCCCGACAAGGTCAAGGTCGCCATCAACGGCACCACCGTGTCCGTCGAAGGCCCCAAGGGCAAGGTCTCCAAGACCTTCGCGCCCGTCGTCAAGATTGAGCAGAAGGACAAGGCCATCGTCGTCACCAAGACCGAGGACACCCGCTTTTCCAAGGCCATGTACGGCACGGTTCGCTCCGTGATCGCCGGCATGGTCAAGGGCGTGAGCGTCGGCTACCTCAAGGAGCTCGAGATCCAGGGCGTCGGCTTCAAGGCCGCGCTCAAGGGCGACAAGCTCGACCTGGCCCTCGGCTATTCCCATCCCATCCTCCACACCATCCCCGCGGGCATCAAGGTCACGGTCACCGACCAGACCAAGCTCAAGATCGAGGGCGTGGACAAGCAGCTCGTCGGTCAGGTGACTTCCGAGATCCGCGCCTACTACCCGCCGGAGCCCTACAAGGGCAAGGGTGTCCGTATCGTCGGCGAGCACGCCGAGCGCGTCCGTCGCAAGGAAGGCAAGACCGTCGCCTAA
- the secY gene encoding preprotein translocase subunit SecY produces the protein MFSAFTNSMKIPELRSRILYTLGLLFVARVGAHIPLPGIDPAPLTRFFADQTAGGGGGLVGLYNMFTGGALVKGAVCALGIMPYISASIIFQLMTAVVPALSRLQQEGDVGRQKLTQYTRYATVLICLIQGVLLIMALENPARLFPGYDINTYGQIVVVSKFWFMVQSTIFMTAGTMLLMWLGEQITQRGIGNGVSLLITVGILQDIPGAAVATYQLFFAPVGVAKLGAIEGVMMLALFIIVTVGIIAVTQGQRKIPVQYAKRVVGQKVYGGQSSFLPLKVNYSGVMPVIFASAILLFPQQIMSQAGAAFNIKFLVEFSNDLLRGHPIYYIGMTLLILFFSYFWVSVMFKPIQIADDLKKYGGYIPGVRPGEPTAGFLDFIMTRLTLAGAIFLTIIAIIPDLLLFELKVPSRIAYFFGGTGMLITVGVILDTMRQIETFLLQRHYDGFLKKGRIRGRSASASVQLGEAASDKAVLQITAFMVVMLLIGLAAWAFRQWAL, from the coding sequence ATGTTTTCCGCCTTCACGAACTCCATGAAGATCCCCGAGCTCCGCTCGCGGATCCTCTACACCCTGGGTCTGCTCTTCGTGGCTCGCGTCGGGGCTCACATCCCGCTGCCGGGCATCGACCCCGCGCCACTCACGCGGTTCTTCGCCGACCAGACGGCCGGCGGCGGCGGCGGCCTCGTGGGGCTCTACAACATGTTCACCGGCGGCGCGCTCGTGAAGGGCGCCGTCTGCGCCCTGGGCATCATGCCCTACATCAGCGCGTCCATCATCTTCCAGCTGATGACCGCCGTCGTGCCGGCTCTCAGCCGCCTCCAGCAGGAGGGCGATGTCGGCCGCCAGAAGCTCACGCAATACACCCGCTATGCGACGGTCCTCATCTGTCTCATCCAGGGCGTGCTGCTGATCATGGCGCTCGAGAATCCCGCGCGCCTCTTCCCCGGCTACGACATCAACACCTACGGCCAGATCGTCGTCGTCAGCAAATTCTGGTTCATGGTCCAGTCCACGATCTTCATGACCGCGGGCACCATGCTCCTCATGTGGCTCGGTGAGCAGATCACCCAGCGCGGCATCGGCAATGGTGTCTCCCTGCTCATCACCGTCGGCATCCTCCAGGACATCCCCGGCGCGGCCGTCGCCACCTACCAGCTGTTCTTCGCCCCCGTCGGCGTGGCCAAGCTCGGCGCCATCGAGGGCGTCATGATGCTCGCCCTGTTCATCATCGTCACGGTCGGCATCATTGCCGTCACCCAGGGCCAGCGCAAGATCCCGGTCCAGTACGCCAAGCGCGTCGTCGGCCAGAAGGTCTACGGCGGCCAGAGCTCCTTCCTGCCGCTCAAGGTCAACTACTCGGGCGTCATGCCCGTGATCTTCGCCAGCGCCATCCTCCTGTTCCCGCAGCAGATCATGTCGCAGGCCGGCGCGGCGTTTAACATCAAGTTCCTCGTCGAGTTCTCCAACGACCTGCTCCGCGGCCATCCGATCTACTACATCGGCATGACCCTCCTCATCCTGTTCTTCAGCTATTTCTGGGTCTCCGTCATGTTCAAGCCGATCCAGATCGCCGACGACCTGAAGAAGTACGGCGGCTACATCCCCGGCGTGCGTCCCGGTGAGCCGACGGCCGGCTTCCTCGACTTCATCATGACGCGCCTGACCCTCGCCGGCGCCATCTTCCTCACGATCATCGCCATCATCCCCGACCTGCTGCTGTTCGAACTGAAGGTGCCTTCCCGCATCGCCTACTTCTTCGGCGGCACCGGCATGCTGATCACCGTGGGCGTCATCCTCGACACGATGCGTCAGATCGAGACCTTCCTCCTCCAGCGCCACTACGACGGCTTCCTCAAAAAAGGTCGCATTCGCGGTCGCAGCGCCTCCGCCAGCGTCCAGCTGGGCGAAGCCGCCAGCGACAAGGCTGTGCTGCAAATTACTGCCTTTATGGTGGTTATGCTACTGATCGGTCTGGCCGCCTGGGCCTTCCGCCAGTGGGCTCTTTAA
- the rplO gene encoding 50S ribosomal protein L15, translated as MRLHNLVNVKGAVHRKKRVGCGEGSGHGKTSGKGGKGQTARSGGSIRPGFEGGQMPLYRKLPHRGFNNYEYRTSYAVVNVGDLARLDAKITEVNAEVLATAGLIRPGVKLLKVLGDGEISRALKVTAHKFTGSAKAKLEKAGGSATVA; from the coding sequence ATGCGTCTCCACAATCTCGTTAACGTCAAGGGTGCGGTGCACCGTAAGAAGCGCGTCGGCTGCGGCGAAGGCAGCGGCCACGGCAAGACCTCCGGCAAGGGTGGCAAGGGCCAGACGGCCCGCTCCGGCGGCTCCATCCGCCCCGGCTTCGAAGGCGGCCAGATGCCCCTTTACCGCAAGCTCCCGCACCGCGGCTTCAACAACTACGAGTACCGCACCAGCTACGCCGTCGTGAACGTGGGCGACCTCGCCCGCCTCGACGCCAAGATCACCGAGGTGAACGCCGAGGTGCTCGCCACCGCCGGCCTCATCCGCCCGGGCGTCAAGCTGCTCAAGGTCCTCGGCGACGGCGAAATCAGCCGCGCGCTCAAGGTCACGGCCCACAAGTTCACCGGTTCCGCCAAGGCCAAGCTCGAGAAGGCCGGCGGCTCGGCGACCGTCGCCTAA
- the rpsQ gene encoding 30S ribosomal protein S17 has product MSTHVRHNARKTVIGFVTSKMGDKSVKVTVPYKTPHPLYHKVINRKTVLHVHDEKNEAKLGDKIEVMETRPISRLKRWRVIRVIEAAVGLDLVAVSEKDVAEAVPTKTTKANKA; this is encoded by the coding sequence ATGTCCACTCACGTCCGCCACAACGCCCGCAAGACCGTCATCGGCTTCGTCACCTCCAAGATGGGCGACAAGTCCGTCAAGGTCACCGTCCCCTACAAGACGCCGCACCCGCTCTACCACAAGGTCATCAACCGCAAGACCGTCCTTCACGTCCACGACGAGAAGAACGAGGCCAAGCTCGGGGACAAGATCGAGGTCATGGAGACCCGCCCCATCAGCCGCCTCAAGCGCTGGCGCGTCATCCGCGTCATCGAGGCCGCCGTCGGCCTTGATCTCGTCGCCGTGTCCGAGAAGGACGTCGCCGAGGCTGTCCCGACCAAGACCACCAAGGCCAACAAGGCCTAA
- the rpsM gene encoding 30S ribosomal protein S13, which produces MPRLLGVELPAKKKIGYSLRYIYGIGPARADLIIETAGLDANMRASDLSEEQLNKILHIITDNKWVVEGDLRRDIASNLKRLQAINCYRGIRHRRSLPVRGQRTSTNARTRKGPRKTVGVTKAKEV; this is translated from the coding sequence ATGCCTCGTCTCCTCGGCGTCGAACTCCCCGCCAAAAAGAAAATTGGATATTCCCTCCGGTATATCTACGGCATCGGCCCTGCCCGGGCTGATCTCATCATCGAGACCGCCGGTCTGGATGCCAACATGCGCGCCTCGGACCTCTCCGAGGAGCAGCTCAACAAGATTCTCCACATCATCACCGACAACAAGTGGGTGGTGGAGGGCGATCTCCGCCGTGACATCGCCAGCAACCTGAAGCGCCTCCAGGCCATCAATTGCTACCGCGGCATCCGTCACCGCCGCAGCCTGCCCGTCCGCGGCCAGCGCACCAGCACCAACGCCCGCACCCGCAAGGGCCCGCGCAAGACCGTCGGCGTCACGAAGGCCAAGGAAGTCTAA
- the map gene encoding type I methionyl aminopeptidase → MIPIKNSDAIKRMRESCAIAATVLARLKAQVRPGITTYDLDQIGRDLIASFGARSACHGYQLHSRRYPAYTCLSVNEEVVHGIGSLKRILRDGDVIALDVVVEYDGYVGDNATTVAVGAIAPRTAELLAATEEALAIGIRQAQVGNRIGDISHAIQTFVEARGFGVVREMVGHGVGREMHEEPQIPNFGRKNSGEKIKAGMTLAIEPMVNLGSYRVRTLADGWTVVTADGSPSAHFEHTVLTTDSGPEILTIPRAT, encoded by the coding sequence ATGATCCCGATCAAAAACTCGGACGCCATCAAGCGGATGCGTGAATCCTGTGCCATCGCCGCCACCGTTCTGGCGCGGCTGAAGGCCCAGGTTCGCCCCGGTATCACGACCTACGACTTGGATCAAATCGGCCGCGATCTCATCGCCTCGTTCGGCGCCCGCAGCGCCTGCCACGGCTACCAGTTGCATTCCCGACGTTATCCCGCCTACACCTGCCTCTCGGTCAATGAAGAGGTGGTCCACGGCATCGGCTCCCTGAAGCGCATCCTGCGCGACGGCGATGTCATCGCCCTGGACGTGGTCGTCGAATACGACGGCTACGTCGGCGACAACGCCACCACGGTCGCGGTCGGCGCCATCGCCCCCCGCACCGCCGAGCTGCTGGCCGCCACCGAGGAAGCCCTCGCCATCGGCATCCGGCAGGCCCAGGTCGGGAACCGCATCGGCGACATCTCCCACGCCATCCAGACCTTCGTCGAGGCCCGCGGCTTCGGCGTCGTCCGCGAGATGGTCGGCCACGGGGTCGGCCGCGAGATGCACGAGGAACCGCAGATCCCGAACTTCGGCCGGAAGAACTCCGGCGAGAAGATCAAGGCCGGCATGACCCTCGCCATCGAGCCCATGGTCAACCTCGGCAGCTACCGGGTCCGCACCCTCGCCGACGGCTGGACGGTCGTCACCGCCGACGGTTCGCCCTCCGCCCACTTCGAACACACCGTGCTCACCACTGATTCCGGCCCCGAGATCCTCACGATCCCGCGCGCCACCTGA
- the rpsH gene encoding 30S ribosomal protein S8, producing MTDPISDFLTHLRNASKAGLAQCVSPHSKLKESLAHILKNEGFVRDVATGADERGHKTVIVTMKYVDSAPVITGIKRTSTPGRRLYSGYSEIPRVLNGLGISIISTSKGLMKDQDARRQKLGGELVCTVW from the coding sequence ATGACAGACCCGATCAGTGATTTCCTGACCCACCTTCGCAATGCGTCGAAGGCCGGTCTCGCCCAGTGCGTTTCCCCGCACTCGAAGCTCAAGGAGAGCCTCGCCCACATCCTCAAGAACGAGGGCTTCGTCCGTGACGTCGCCACCGGCGCCGACGAGCGCGGCCACAAGACCGTCATCGTTACGATGAAGTACGTGGACAGCGCCCCGGTCATCACCGGCATCAAGCGCACCTCCACCCCCGGCCGCCGCCTCTACTCCGGCTATTCCGAGATCCCCCGCGTCCTCAACGGCCTCGGTATCTCCATCATTTCCACCTCCAAGGGTCTCATGAAGGACCAGGACGCCCGCCGCCAGAAACTCGGCGGTGAACTCGTCTGCACCGTCTGGTAA
- the rpsE gene encoding 30S ribosomal protein S5, which yields MFEKVVFINRCAKVVKGGRRFSFSALSVVGDGKGSVGIGYGKANEVPDAIKKSTESAKKRMVSVKLKGTTIPHEVLGEFDGGKVFLRPASNGTGLIAGGGVRAVLEAAGVHNVLTKSMGSKNHIAVVHATLNGLRKLRLEEDFKALRA from the coding sequence ATGTTCGAGAAGGTCGTCTTCATCAACCGCTGCGCCAAGGTCGTGAAGGGCGGTCGTCGCTTCAGCTTCTCCGCCCTGTCCGTCGTCGGCGACGGCAAGGGCAGCGTGGGCATCGGCTACGGCAAGGCCAACGAGGTCCCCGACGCCATCAAGAAGTCCACCGAGTCCGCCAAGAAGCGCATGGTCTCCGTGAAGCTCAAGGGCACCACCATCCCGCACGAGGTCCTCGGCGAGTTCGACGGCGGCAAGGTGTTCCTCCGCCCCGCCTCCAACGGTACCGGCCTCATCGCCGGCGGCGGCGTCCGCGCCGTCCTCGAGGCGGCCGGCGTCCACAACGTGCTCACGAAGTCGATGGGTTCCAAGAACCACATCGCCGTCGTGCACGCGACCCTCAACGGCCTGCGCAAGCTGCGCCTCGAGGAAGACTTCAAGGCGCTCCGCGCCTGA
- the rplE gene encoding 50S ribosomal protein L5, with protein MSKQLTPLQKFYHETVAPALVTSRGYKNKHQVPKLTKIVLNTGIGAEADKNQIADTARDIGLIAGQKPVLNRTKRAIANFKLKPNQVTGCHVTLRGEAMWHFLMRLLAVALPTIRDFRGVPNKLDGQGNYTIGITDFTIFPEIVVENNKRSMGLDITFVTSAETDDEARELLKLLGMPFRRTDPVPATPAKSSAA; from the coding sequence ATGAGCAAACAACTCACCCCCCTCCAGAAATTCTACCACGAGACCGTCGCCCCGGCCTTGGTCACCTCGCGTGGCTACAAGAACAAGCACCAGGTCCCGAAGCTGACGAAGATCGTCCTCAACACCGGCATCGGCGCCGAGGCCGACAAGAACCAGATCGCCGACACCGCGCGCGACATCGGCCTCATCGCCGGCCAGAAGCCCGTGCTCAACCGCACCAAGCGCGCCATCGCCAACTTCAAGCTGAAGCCCAACCAGGTCACCGGCTGCCACGTCACCCTCCGCGGCGAGGCCATGTGGCACTTCCTGATGCGCCTGCTGGCCGTCGCCCTCCCGACCATCCGCGATTTCCGCGGCGTGCCCAACAAGCTCGACGGTCAGGGCAACTACACCATCGGCATCACCGACTTCACCATCTTCCCCGAGATCGTCGTCGAGAACAACAAGCGCTCCATGGGCCTGGACATCACCTTCGTGACCTCCGCCGAGACCGACGACGAGGCCCGCGAGCTCCTGAAGCTCCTCGGCATGCCCTTCCGTCGCACCGACCCGGTGCCCGCCACTCCCGCCAAGTCTTCCGCCGCCTAA
- a CDS encoding nucleoside monophosphate kinase produces the protein MIGAEHSSAFSALAPARAKFLLLGPSAPLPAGLVLPGRSLNLEHVSPALLVQQEISRRTPLGQQAGSALSHGSAVPERIHLALLRKWFWARKPDAGFLLEGFPATLLQALVFDEWLEARDETLTACLVAPAAPADIVTHYRTQGLLCEALHAAA, from the coding sequence GTGATAGGGGCTGAACACTCCAGCGCCTTTTCCGCTCTCGCCCCGGCGCGAGCGAAGTTCCTTCTCCTTGGTCCATCCGCCCCGCTTCCCGCGGGGCTGGTTCTCCCGGGTCGTTCTTTGAATCTTGAGCACGTCTCTCCTGCGTTACTTGTGCAACAGGAGATTTCGCGACGCACGCCCCTCGGCCAGCAGGCCGGGTCGGCGCTCTCGCACGGCTCCGCCGTGCCGGAACGGATCCATCTCGCGCTTCTGCGCAAATGGTTCTGGGCGCGCAAACCCGATGCGGGATTCCTTCTCGAAGGCTTCCCGGCTACGCTGCTCCAAGCGTTGGTGTTCGATGAATGGCTCGAGGCCCGCGATGAGACTCTCACCGCCTGCCTCGTCGCCCCCGCCGCCCCGGCGGACATCGTCACCCATTACCGCACCCAGGGTCTCCTCTGTGAGGCCCTCCACGCCGCCGCCTGA